The Chitinophaga caeni genome segment CCGAGTTTAGACCAATATATTATCCGCAACTTATTCCGCCTCATTGAATCCCCGGCTATGATTTTCGCGGTATTAGCCTACTTAACGCAGGTAGATCGCGTCAGCTCCTTTGGTTTTATGTTGTTCGTTTTATGCCCGGCCGTTATCCCCTTGGTGTTTTTGATTAAAACCAAGTACAATCAACGCTTAGGCGATGTTGTTGCCAATACGATCGTTATATCCAGCAAGAAATCCCAACCCTTGACCAACACTATTTTCCGGGAGATTACCGACGCTAATTACCAAGTGCAATTCCCGCAAATTATGCGGATCAACGATAAGGATCTGAACAAGATCAAGGACCTGTTAGACAGGGCTACCCAAAACATAGATGTAACTTTAGCGGATAGGGTAGCAGAAAGAATCCAACAAGTACTGGGCATTCAAACGCAGATGAATTCGCTGGAATTCTTGGAAACAATCCTGAATGATTATAATTACCTGGCTACCAGGGAACCTAAGTAAATACCAGGCTAAAAATTCTTACTGGATACTGGAGTATTTCACCACTCTCGTGTGGGTCAATGAATCGTGCCAAGGAATACCGAATCCCGAAAAAGGTTCAAATGGTATGAAGCGGCAAAGAGATCTTAGAAACGCTTTTGCGAATTCCAGCTGGGTTCCTTCCTCCATTATCACGATGGTACCGGTAATAAATTTCGCAGGCGTGCGCCCCCATAATCCTTCAAAAATGGTATAATAGACTATGTAAACAGTCATATTTAAGAAATAATACGAATAATTCAGGCTGCCGTAATAATCATACTCCTCCATACCTGAAATAGCAGCTAAAACACCGATTACAACTAAAATGAAAATATAATCGAGGATAAAATTTGCAAAGCGGATGCCCCTGCTCGCGTCAATATATTGCGGGGTATCAAAATCATCGAGAAAACTACCTTCTTGGGCGGAACTTGGGTTCATTTGTTCAGACATAGATAAGTTAGGTTTTAATTGAGCCTTAAATGTAAAAAATTAACTTAAATATTCATATTACATGAATATACTATTTAATCCCGTTTAAAAATATTTTAACCAAGCCGCGCAAAATCAATATTACAAATTGTCGCTTTATACCCTTGTAAGGCAATTTACGAAATATCATCCGGAGAAAATAAGCCCGTACACCCACTTCTGAAGCCCTAGGGGGTACTTCGAAGGTGGGTAGGGGTACTTCC includes the following:
- a CDS encoding RDD family protein, translated to MSTIKIPTPFNIDLEFAAADSGIRLLAYILDFIIRIIAVFGLVFLVARLNLPEQVDTIVNVLFIFIPFTLYYLLSEIFMDGQTLGKKIVKIKVRNLSGNAPSLDQYIIRNLFRLIESPAMIFAVLAYLTQVDRVSSFGFMLFVLCPAVIPLVFLIKTKYNQRLGDVVANTIVISSKKSQPLTNTIFREITDANYQVQFPQIMRINDKDLNKIKDLLDRATQNIDVTLADRVAERIQQVLGIQTQMNSLEFLETILNDYNYLATREPK
- a CDS encoding RDD family protein — translated: MSEQMNPSSAQEGSFLDDFDTPQYIDASRGIRFANFILDYIFILVVIGVLAAISGMEEYDYYGSLNYSYYFLNMTVYIVYYTIFEGLWGRTPAKFITGTIVIMEEGTQLEFAKAFLRSLCRFIPFEPFSGFGIPWHDSLTHTRVVKYSSIQ